Genomic window (Pseudomonadota bacterium):
ACACCTCCTGATGCAGGATCGCCCCGCCGCCGGTGGCAATCACCTTGCCGGTGGTTCCGGTCAGCTCGACAAGCAGCTCCTTCTCCCGGGCCCGGAAAAAATCCCACCCTTTCTCGGCCACAAGATCGCTGATCTTCCCGAACCGACCTTCGAGAACCTTGTCCATATCGATGAATTCGTAGCCGGTTAGTTCGGCCACCATTTTCCCCACCGAACTCTTGCCGGTGGCCCGGTATCCGGTGAGGATGATTTTTTCAGGCTTTTTATCAGTCTCAGGCATGATTTGCTTTAGTAAGAATTCAGGATTAACAACAACGACAACCCGATCCGCCATCGAAGTGTTCACACATACCATTAGACGGGAGTTTCTGTCAAAAGCTCTTGCGGCAACAGGTAATTTTT
Coding sequences:
- a CDS encoding shikimate kinase, whose amino-acid sequence is MPETDKKPEKIILTGYRATGKSSVGKMVAELTGYEFIDMDKVLEGRFGKISDLVAEKGWDFFRAREKELLVELTGTTGKVIATGGGAILHQEVWDRFKASGWVVWLTSDLESICSRLAVDPASPGQRPSLTGADIREEAAAVLAAREPLYREGSHLEVDSNRPLDQVVAEIMAALQSRF